The following is a genomic window from Shewanella avicenniae.
AAATTGTGAACAATCTTTTAAAGATTGAACATAAAAATTACGCAGCTACGCTAGGATTGATCGATACTCCTACAATTCATCTTGAGAGAAAGGAGTTGGCAGAGGCTATATCGGTTGTTGACAGGCTGTCGAGAAACGATCAAGAGTTTGCAAAGCGTGTAGCAATATTGACAATTGCTTTATCATGGGAATACTCAAACAAAGATTACAAAGACTCATTGCGAGAAATATTTATCACAGCATTGACTCGGATGGGTATAGCTCCATCAACAGTATTAGTTGATGAGAACTACAAAAATGAAGGTATCTACAGCCCATTTAGTAGCTATATCAACAAACTCTCAGTTATTGCAAATCAATTAAAGTATGAAGTTAATATTAATGACAAAGCTTACCTACTAACAGATTTTCAAAAGAGTGTTTGGGATTCTATCGACACCAACAAAATTGTTTGTATATCAGCTCCAACATCAGCTGGTAAATCATTCTCAATATACTTAAAAATAATTCAAAAGCTGACGCAGGAATATAAAAAAATAGTATATGTTGTTCCTACAATAAGTCTTGTGAATCAGGTGACTACAGATCTTTCATGCTTGGTCAAAGAATTTAATCTTAATGACACTGAAATATTTACACACATTCAAGAAGTACAGCCAGAAAAGTATATCTATGTATTAACACAGGAGAGAGCTATTTCAGGATTCAGTGAAGAAGCTCACTTCGAGAATTTAGATATGTTAGTTGTAGATGAAATTCAAAATATTGAACGTGTTGCAAATGACGGTGATCAGAGGTCGAAAATATTATATGACTTTCTAAAAGAGATAAAACATCAGACCAATACGAAGAGGATTATTCTAAGTGGCCCTAGGCTAAAAAATATAGGAAACCTCGGGTTTGATATATTTAATGAAGTCTCATATGAAGCAGAAACAAAAGTACCACCAGTAGTCAATATTACTTATTCAGTGTCAAAATTCAACGGGAAGTTTTATTTCAATCAATACAGTGATATTGCCGAAGAGCCAAATTCTATTGTCATTCAGTACAATGAAAAAATTAAAGGATTAGGAGGTACACAATACAATGATAACTTCCATAGCTATTTAGACTTTATACTCGGGCGCATAAGTAATAAAAGTAATTTAATATTTTCACCAACAGCTAACCAAGCACGAAAGACAGCCATTTATCTGTCCAATAATGCACATGCTAAAAATAGAGAAAAAGTTGAGTCGCTTGCTGAATATATTGCAGAGTTCGTTCATAAAGACTATGACTTGGTTAGACTAGTACGGCAAGGCGTCGCTTATCATACAGCTAAACTCCCACTTCATATTCGATCTGCTATAGAAGACTCATTTTCAAATGGCATCATAAATAACATTGTTTGTACGACAACACTGATGCAGGGTGTTAATTTCCCGGCTTCAAACATAATTGTAAGAAATCCATATCTATTTACTAAGAGGATGAAAAACAGAGAGAATGTTAAACTATCAAACTATGAATTTTCAAACTTACGGGGTCGAGCTGGAAGGCTTCTAAAAGAATTTATTGGTAGAACAATCGTACTTGATGAATCTTCATTTGAAATAGAGCAAGAGAACGAAACTCTTTTTGAACACACCGAAAAAGAGCTGAGTACAGGCTATGGTGAGTACTACGAGAAATTTAAAGAAAATATAGATAATTCAATTGGAAATGATTCTTTTGTAGAAGATGGAAAAGAGAAGCATCTCATCACCTATATTAGACAAACGATATATAGGCATAGAGAAAATAGCTATTCACGCCTGCAAGAAGTAGGCATTAATATAAGTAAAGAACAAATACAAAAAAATATAGAGACTCTAGATGCTTTGAATGTCCCTTCTGGGGTTGTGTATAATAACAGGTATTGGGATCCATATGATCTTGATATCATATATAACGAGCTCAGAAGTAACAAAATTTGTAAGTTGCCCGCCAATATATGGGATAGTGGTACCCTTGATTCTCTAAAAAGCGCAACTATAACATTTTCACAAATCATGCCTTATTACTTTAATAAGTTCATTTCAAATCCAACTAAAGATAGTGAACAGTTAGATAAATATATCTGGAGTATCTGTAAGTATGCTACAGACTGGGGGAGGGAAAATCTTCTTCGAGATATATTAATGGAGCGTAACTTTTCTAATGATGCTAGTGATCAAATAGATAAAGCAGTGCAAACTATCTCATCAAAAGTGTGTTTTGGTTTGCCTATGTTACTCAAACCATTATCGGATATGTCTGAAGATGAAAACTCCATACTTAGTATTATTGAAAATGGAGCTTACAGTAAGATCACCAAATACCTTATTGCAAAAGGAATTCCGCGAGACACTGCTATTTACATTAAACAAACTGCTTTGGTAGATATTGATCAAGAAGATCCTGATTATCGTCAAATACAGAAAAGAATATCAGATTTAAGAGGTCATATCTCACCTTGGATATTCAGTCAAATCGAAAGTGCAGGCACGTAACAAATAAATTCAGGTGACGCCTACGGCGCACCTGATTTAGGCGTTAACCTCGAATGAAGTCTCGGTTAGATTAATGCTTGAAAAATCAATTAGGGGGATTATCAGTGAAACGAGAAATTTGTTTATTAGTCGTGTTTTAAAGAATTTTAGACAACTCTGTACTCACAGGATTGCACCTAAATTGCCAGCACATACGGGGCAGTGGCCGTCGCTAGTAAGGCGAATATCGCGTAGCGATGTGCTCATGAGCGCGAGCCAAGGATGGCGAGCTGGCCAATTACATGGATGTAATTGGCTGGCGTCGAGCTTATAGTGACATACTTGCAGCGTGCCACTGAACTGTATGTGCATTGGCCACCGCAGGTGATTGACCACATAAATATGACATCCAGCAAATAGGCAACATAGAATTGCAATGCAACAGGCATCACCGTAATCGATGAACGATTGCAAAGCCCTCCGCCAACGGCAAGAGGGCTTTTTGCATTAGGTTGAATGACATCGGGACCACTGTCCCTCGCTAGAGCTGCTACCGACTAAGCCAGCTTAGTGAACTTTCATCTGACTGTTATAAATGTTTAAAGTGACTGAAATTTTTAACGACTAGGATATCCGCGGTCTTCTTAACACTGTATGGATAGCTATGAAATTAAAAACAGTTGTATCGCTGGTATCTCTGGCGGTTGTTGGTTCGTTGTTAGCTGGTTGTAATTCCGATGATAAGCAGACTGAGGTTGAAGTGCAGACTTCCTCAGGTCGTTGGCTGACAGGTGATATTCACGTTCATACTGCAATTTCTCAAGATGCGCGCTCACCACTGACGGATGTGCTGGATAAGGCGTTTAACGCCTTTGATTTGGACTATGTCAGTATCTCCAACCATATGCGCGACAACAGCCAAGACAATGATGATAACGATGTCGGTGGTTTGCTGTATCACAAGGCGCTGACGCAATATGAACTGCCAGCCGTTGCGGCGCTGCGTGCTGAGCAGTATTCAGATAAGTTGATTTTCTCAAGCTTTGAGTGGGACATGCCAACCCACGAACACTACGGCATCGGCATTGTTTGGGATGACGCCAACCAAGCGCAGGGCGTAGCAGCGGTAAAAGAGTTTGAGTATCGTTTTAGCAACAAAAATGATGTGTCTGAGTTTGATGCTGCCGATGTTAGTCGCTGGGAAGCCGCGGGTGTGACGCGTCAAAATCAAACCCATGAAGACGGCTTGGCAGCACTTGCTTGGCTGGAGCAAAACTACCCAAGCTCAAGCTTTGGTATGCTGAATCACCCGCGTCGTTACGGCAGCAGCTACACCATTGAAGATATTCGCGACTTAAACAACGCCGCGCCTAATGTGTTTTTCTTGATTGAAGGCATGGTCGGTAACCAATTTAATGGTCATCGAGGCGACTATGCCGGTAGCAGTTTTGATGGTGTGTATGGCGGGGTAGACCCTGCGGTTGCCCAAGTTGGCGGCTGGTGGGATGCTCTGCTAGGCGAGGGGCGTAAGATTTGGAACGTGGCCAACTCAGATCATCACTTCAAAACCCGCGACAGCTTCGCCAGTGGCTATTATCCGGGCGAATACGCCAAAACCTTCACTTGGGTTGATGATGTCACCGATGCTGCAATGCCGATCTCTGCCCAAACGCTGCTGGACGCAATGCACACCGGCAACATGTGGGGCACTTATGGTGATTTGATTGACGCGCTTGATTTTAAAGCCGCAAGCAGCAACAACAGTGCAGCGACTATGGGGCAAACCCTTGCGGCCAAAGCGGGTGACGAAGTGACTATCACCATCCGTTTCAAATCGCCAGACACCAACAATCGCGAAGCTGTGGTCAATAATGAAATCTACGACGCGATGAATCCGGGTGTAAACCATGTGGATTTGATTGTGGGCGACGTGGGCAGTAAAGCCTTGCCGGGTTCAAGCGAATATAGCAGCGAAACCAATCCGTCTGCGCACGTAGTGCGTTCATTCACTGCGGATGATTGGACGGTAGACAGCGAAGGTTATGCGAGCATGAGCTACACCTTTACTGCGGCGAAACATCAGTATTTCCGCCTGCGCGGTACCAACTTGGCTTATAACGTGACAGGCTTAACCGCTAACGGCGAGCCGCAACGTTCTGCGATTGTAGATGGTGAAGATCCACAGTACTTTGAACTGTTAAACGAGCGCAACTATGGCGATTTGTGGTTCTACTCAAACCCGCTGTATGTTGAAGTGCAACCTTAAGCGCTGAGTAAAAAGCTCTGAGTAAAAAGCTCTGAGTAAAAAGCATTCGATACAATCTGTGTGAATTACTCAGGGAATGAGTAGATTACACGCGAGTTTATCCGCTGGTTTCGATATAGAAAAAGCGCTTTGGGCTTACGTCCAAAGCGCTTTTGTTTGGCTTAACGCAATTTAAGCTAGTGTGATTAGTATCGAATCATCACAGATTTCAGTTCAGTGTAGTCTTCGATAAAGGCTGAACCGTATTCACGGCCGATACCTGAACCTTTGGCACCACCGAATGGGACACCTGGGTCAACGATGGTGTGCATGTTCACCCACACAGTACCGGCTTCTACTTGGGGCACTAAGCGCAGTGCTTTGGACAAATCATGGGTCCAAATCGAAGCGGTCAGCCCGTAAGGCGAGTCGTTCATTTCGCGGATCAGTTCTTCTTCGGTGTCGTAGGTGGCAAGGGTTGCCACTGGGCCGAACACTTCTTCACGCCATGAGGTGCTTTGCAGCGATTTTGGACGGATCACCGTTGGTTTAACGAAGAAGCCAGGGCGATCATAGGTGCTGCCACCTACCACAAAACGGTCACCTTCTTTGCTGGCGGTTTCAAACGCTTCAATCACTTTGTTGTATTGATCTTGGGTGGCAACAGGGCCGAATTGGGCGTTTTCATCCATAGGGTCACCCGCTTCAATGCCTTCTAAGCGTTCACGAATGGCGGCTTCTACCGCATCCACTTGGCTTGAGTGCACTAAGAAACGTTCGGCAGAGGCACAGATCTGGCCGGTGTGCATAAAGCCCGCTTCAAACATGCCGTTGACGATCTCTTCCACGCTCATATCGGGTAGGAAGCCTGCGGCATTTTTACCGCCAAGTTCCAGCGTGACGTGTTTCAAGTTAGCTTTCATGGCGGCATCGGCAATGATGTGGCCAGTGCGAACTGAACCCGTCAGTGACACTTTAGCAATACGGTTATCAGGAATGATCTGGTCGCCTAATTTTCCGGGGCCGTTAATCACGTTCAATACTCCGTCTGGTAATCCCGCTTCTTTACCCAGTTCAGCCACGCGCAGCAGCGAGAACGGGGTAGGTGAGGCAGATTTCAGCAACGCGGTGTTACCGGTGGCTAAGGCTGCTCCCAGTTTCCAGATGGGGATCATTACTGGGAAGTTCCATGGAATAATACCGAATACCACGCCCAAAGGTTCGCGCAGGGTCATGGCGGTGTATTTTTCGCCATTAGCAGATGGCACCGATGGTGTCAGGGTTTGGCCAGCAATTTTGGTTGCCCAACCGGCGTAATAACGCAGGAATTGGGCTGCCCAACCCACTTCAATCATCCGTGACAATGACAGCAATTTACCGGATTGCAGGGTTTCCAACTGGGCGATCTCTTCGCCGTGCTGTTCAATCAGGTCTGCAAAACGCAGCAAAATGCGTTCTTTTTGCGCTGGGGTGGTTTCAGCCCATTCGCCTTTAAAGGCGGCAT
Proteins encoded in this region:
- a CDS encoding DEAD/DEAH box helicase is translated as MTNISRSQREIVNNLLKIEHKNYAATLGLIDTPTIHLERKELAEAISVVDRLSRNDQEFAKRVAILTIALSWEYSNKDYKDSLREIFITALTRMGIAPSTVLVDENYKNEGIYSPFSSYINKLSVIANQLKYEVNINDKAYLLTDFQKSVWDSIDTNKIVCISAPTSAGKSFSIYLKIIQKLTQEYKKIVYVVPTISLVNQVTTDLSCLVKEFNLNDTEIFTHIQEVQPEKYIYVLTQERAISGFSEEAHFENLDMLVVDEIQNIERVANDGDQRSKILYDFLKEIKHQTNTKRIILSGPRLKNIGNLGFDIFNEVSYEAETKVPPVVNITYSVSKFNGKFYFNQYSDIAEEPNSIVIQYNEKIKGLGGTQYNDNFHSYLDFILGRISNKSNLIFSPTANQARKTAIYLSNNAHAKNREKVESLAEYIAEFVHKDYDLVRLVRQGVAYHTAKLPLHIRSAIEDSFSNGIINNIVCTTTLMQGVNFPASNIIVRNPYLFTKRMKNRENVKLSNYEFSNLRGRAGRLLKEFIGRTIVLDESSFEIEQENETLFEHTEKELSTGYGEYYEKFKENIDNSIGNDSFVEDGKEKHLITYIRQTIYRHRENSYSRLQEVGINISKEQIQKNIETLDALNVPSGVVYNNRYWDPYDLDIIYNELRSNKICKLPANIWDSGTLDSLKSATITFSQIMPYYFNKFISNPTKDSEQLDKYIWSICKYATDWGRENLLRDILMERNFSNDASDQIDKAVQTISSKVCFGLPMLLKPLSDMSEDENSILSIIENGAYSKITKYLIAKGIPRDTAIYIKQTALVDIDQEDPDYRQIQKRISDLRGHISPWIFSQIESAGT
- a CDS encoding aldehyde dehydrogenase family protein, translated to MANVALLPEVKAFLARQQGHFINGKAVPGSSTDREQIHNPANGELVGTVARATPEEVEQAIASAHAAFKGEWAETTPAQKERILLRFADLIEQHGEEIAQLETLQSGKLLSLSRMIEVGWAAQFLRYYAGWATKIAGQTLTPSVPSANGEKYTAMTLREPLGVVFGIIPWNFPVMIPIWKLGAALATGNTALLKSASPTPFSLLRVAELGKEAGLPDGVLNVINGPGKLGDQIIPDNRIAKVSLTGSVRTGHIIADAAMKANLKHVTLELGGKNAAGFLPDMSVEEIVNGMFEAGFMHTGQICASAERFLVHSSQVDAVEAAIRERLEGIEAGDPMDENAQFGPVATQDQYNKVIEAFETASKEGDRFVVGGSTYDRPGFFVKPTVIRPKSLQSTSWREEVFGPVATLATYDTEEELIREMNDSPYGLTASIWTHDLSKALRLVPQVEAGTVWVNMHTIVDPGVPFGGAKGSGIGREYGSAFIEDYTELKSVMIRY